Below is a genomic region from Oenanthe melanoleuca isolate GR-GAL-2019-014 linkage group LGE22, OMel1.0, whole genome shotgun sequence.
tcccagtgccacccccggCACTGCGCGGGGGGCATctgagggggctggggaccCTTCTCCAGAAGTTTGGGGGTTAGGGAAGCTGGGGACATCCCCATGccagggtttggggagggggtcGGGGCGCACACTGACATGTCCCCCACCCCTGGTCGCATCCCCGGATTCCAGCCCCCCAGCCTCCGATTTTAAGGTTTGCAACTCAGGTTTTAGGGCCGGGGAGGTGACAGTAAGTCCCCCAAAATCACACCCTCCCTGTACTTTAGTTTTCCCCTCCTCCCGATGTGGGCCGGTGCCTTTGGAGAGGTGTTGAGAGGGGCTGTTTAACTTCCCCCACCTTTtgttcccccagccctggagccctcTCCTGGGCGGGTTTTGGGGGACACGGACGCCCCCTCGCCACCGCCCCCCCCCCGCGTGCACAAGCCTTGCTTCGTGTGCAGCGACCGCAGCTCTGGGTACCACTACGGAGTGAGCTCCTGCGAGGGCTGCAAGGTGCCGGGGGGTAGGGGGGCAGGGGGACCCCCCGGGACAGGGGGACCCCTCTGAGACAGTGGAAACCCTCGGCGGGGGCAGGGGGGACCCCGTGATGGGAGTGGGGGAAGTGCGGACCCAGAACTTGGAGGATGCTCTGGGGGGTCCTGTGGACACTGGGGACCTGCCCCAAGAAAAGGGGAACCCCCCAAGCCAGTGGGGACCCACTTGAGGAATGGAGACCCCCTGGGGGAGTGGGAATCCCCCAAGCACGGGGGAGCTGTAATGGGGGGCACTTGGGGACATCACAGACCCTGTGGGGTGAGTGGGACCACCCTTGGGGGATGGGGATCCCTTCCCAGGCACTGGGGACCCCTCAGGGGCAATGCGAACGCCCCTGGGAAATGGGAGCCCTCCAAGCCCTGTGCCCCACCCTGGGATACTGGGGAGCCACTGGGGAGCCTTactgggatccctggggatgTGATTCTGGTGCCCCCAGTTTGGGGGTGCCCTGCCCACCTCCAACGCCCCGTTTTCATGCTGCAGGGGTTTTTCCGGCGGAGCATCCAGAAGAACATGGTGTACACGTGTCACCGGGAGCGCAACTGCCAGATTGACAAGGTCACCCGCAACCGCTGCCAGTTCTGCCGCCTCCAGAAGTGCTTCCAGGTCGGAATGTCCAAGGAAGGTGCGAGGGGGTCTGGGCTGGGGGTCCCCCGAAGttggggacccccccaaaacaTCACTAACCTCCTGTTCCTGGGAGGGCTTTGGGAAGCATTTGTGGCTGTAGTGGGTACTGCTGGGTGTGAGGGTTCCCCCCTTGGTCCTGCAGGGGGGGTCCTCTAAAATAGAGACCCCCCTGCAAAGCTTCACTGAGGGGTCCCAGGGATGCTCATGGTGGGGGTGCTCCTGTCCCgtggggggatttttgggggatggGAAACCCCACCTGGGAGGGATCTGAGGGGGCACAGCAATGCCCccaacccccaaaccccacccccCAGCTGTGCAGAACGACCGGAGCAAGAGGAAGAAGGAGGTGAAGGAGGATCTGGGGGGGGATGAGCTGAGCCCCGAGCTGGCCGAGCTGGTGCGGAGGGTCAGCAGAGCCCACCAGGAGACCTTCCCCTCGCTGGGCCAGCTGGGCAAGTACACCACggtgagtggggctggggtctgGGGGCGTTGAGCAGGGACCCCAACCCCTCCCCACAACCCTCGGATCTGGGGCAGGGTCACTGCTCCCTCCTGAGCCCCCCAAACATGAGcactgggggcagctggggctggggcacatGTTCAGGGGGAGTGGGGCACCAGGTTTCTGTTCCCAGGGGGTTTTGGGAGTCCCTCTGGGGGGGACCCTGACCCTCACACCAACCCTTGGGTTCTCTCTTGACCTGTCCAAAACAggagtgctgagcactgggggagctgggggacaAGTTCAGGGGGAAGGGTGCACTGGGACTGAGCAGTGGGGGTTGTGGGGGATGTTTGGGAGGTTACTtatgggagggaccccaaacccagatcCCAAAGCAGGGTCTCTGCCCCTCCTGACCCCCAAAAACTCAAGTACTGAGTAAGGGACGGAGCTGGACCTGGGACTGGGGTTGACTTCAGGGTCTGGGGGTCACTGAGGGGGAAAATCCCAGCAGGTTCCGGGGGGTCTCAGAAGGTCCTGGACCCCCATAACTGAGCCCATGCTCCCCAAAACTCGAGCGCTGACCACTGGGTGCAGCTGGACCTGGGGCTATGGGACAAGTTCAGGGTGCTGGAGTTGGAGTCCCAGAGGTTCCAGGGGGTCCCAGGAGCTCCTGAACGACCCCCCTAACAGAAGTGGGGCCCCCTTGTGCCCCCAGAACTCGAGTGCTGACCACCGGGTGCAGCTGgacctggggctgtgggacaaGTTCAGCGAATTGGCCACCAAGTGCATCATCAAGATCGTGGAGTTTGCAAAGCGGCTCCCGGGCTTCACAGGGCTCAGCATGGCTGACCAGATCACTCTGCTCAAGGCTGCCTGCCTCGACATCCTGGTGAGGGCTGGCCATCCCTGGGACTTGGGGGACTCCTCACGATGTCTGGGGGCTCCGTGGGGGTGGGTGGGAGCTCCTTGAAGGGGTGGCCCACAGTGGTCCTGACCTCACCATCCCACAGACAGATGTCCTGGATAGGCTGGGAGGTCTCCTGGGAGGGCTTAGGTGGGTTTGGAGATCTTTTGGTGGGAAACTTTGGGGTACCTTAGGTGCTTTTATTCATCTTGGGCAATTTCGAGGTGTCCCTGACCCCAGCTCCCCCCAGTGCTGCATCTGTCCTGTGGCAGAGCCGGAATGCTCCAGGATGGGCagattttgggtggattttaGGGTCCCTATCTGCACCTGCTACATTCCAGAGCAGGACACAGTGATGGGATGAGCTGACCCTGAGTGAATTCTGTTGCCCCTGGGTGATTTTGGAGACCCTGGATGGATTTTTGGTGTCCCTGCATGTATTCTGGTGCCCCTGGGTGATTCTGGGGTCCGTGCCCTGCAGATGCTGCGGATCTGCACCCGCTACACGCCAGAGCAGGACACGATGACGTTCTCGGATGGGCTGACGCTGACCCGGACCCAGATGCACAATGCGGGATTCGGGCCCCTCACTGACCTCGTGTTCGCCTTCGCGGGGCAGCTGCTGCCGCTGCAGCTCGATGACACCGAGACTGGGCTGCTGAGTGCCATCTGCCTCATCTGTgggggtggggacacggggccATCGGGGAGGTgtgggggacatggggacaagGGACTGAGTTGTGGCCGTTCAGCCGCAGAGGgggggacacgaggggacacTGCGGGGGCGCGGGGTCTCTGGGAGGAAGGTGGGCATGTGGGGACGTGGGGACAGTGTCTATCCGGGTGGTgtctctctccctgcccagaccggatggagctggagcagccccggCACGTGGAGCGGCTGCAGGAGCCGCTGCTCGAGGCTCTGCGGGTCTACGCCCGGCGCCGGCGCCCGCGGCAGCCACAGCGTTTCCCCCGCATGCTGCTCAAAATCACTGACCTGCGTGGCATCAGCACCAAGggtgagcagccctgccagacccgagccccccaaacccccttaggatcaccccaaaacctgctAGCCACAGTGATCTTCCTGAACCAAAGggggtgtccccaaatcccaccaggacaccccaaacctgcccctgGCACCAGGGGAGTTGAAGCTCTCAGGGAAGGGCAGTTGAAGATTCTGGGGGTGGTTCAAGGTTTTGAGGGGGGGTTTGAAGCTCGTTTTGGTGGTGTTCAGGGTATCTGGGGAGCTTCACGGTTTTGAAGCTTTTGCGGGGTTTTGAACGTTGGGGACTGTTGAAATTTGGGAGGGTCTTGAAGCTCATTTTTGGGTGGGATTCAAGGCCTCTAGGGGGGAATTCAGTCTCTTAGGGAGTGTCACGGTTTTGGAGCAATTGAAGCTCATTTTGGGGGCGTTCAAGGTCTTGAAGGAgtccaggattttgggggtttagAGTTTTGGGGGCTGTTGAAATTTGAGGGGGTATTGAAGCTCATTTTTTGGAAGGGGATTATTTCTTAGGAGGGGCCTAAGGCCTTGAGGGGGGCCCAGTTTCAGGGGGTGTTGACATTTTTGCTCCCCCAGGGGCAGAACGAGCCATCACCCTGCGCACGGAGATCCCGGGGCCGATGCCCCCCCTGATCCGGGAGATGCTGGAGAACCCCGAAATCTTCACCGAGGCGGGGGGGGAtggcccagccccagagccccctgccgCCCAGGACAGTCCCCCTggcccccccaaatccccataGCCCCCCCCAGATCGGGGGGGGATCTCCAAAGCCCCTCCCAAATGGGGTGGGATGTTCAGAGCTGCCTTCCAGGGCCCCCCTCTACTCCGTGGAGGGGGAGCTCCCCAAAGTGtcaccccccaccccaaatctgGGGAAGGGGGTAGAGACTGACAGAGCAAAGCTATTGCCTTAAGctggaggggtctgggggtgcccCCCAAACCTCAGCTTCCTGCCAAAGCCCTCTCAGACCCCGCTGCCACCCCTCCTTGTACTGGGGAGAACGTGAGGGGGAGGAGTTCGGGGGCCCACCCCTCCCCCCCCGAAATTAATGCCTGACACTCCTGGGTGCCCCTCCCACGGTTTATTTATTGAACActgggtggatttgggggggaCACACACCCCCATTCCCCCCCAGGACATCCTGCTCCCCCAGTCTGGGGGGACCTCGTTTATATTAGGGGGAGCTGCTtgtaggttttgttttttgatgcTCTGTGGGTGGGgagagacaccccaaaattgctctcccccagtgccccccccccccaaacaCTACAGAGACCAAAGATGGGGGACACAAGGTGACCCCCACAACCCCCCcccattttggggtgggggctcAAGCCATAGGGTGACCCCAAAATCTTGGGGGGTACCCCCAGACCCAACTGCCCTCACAAATCTCTGTTACTCCCAGCTTGGCTGGATGATGGGGTCTGGCCTTACTGGCCCCCCCTACATTTGCCCCTCGAATTTGGGGGTGCAGAGCCCTCAGGGGGAGCCTGTTACACTACACAGAGGGGTGCCCCCTCTGCACTTTCACCCCTATTTATTCCTCTGCGTTTACTTCGGGCCCCCCCTCCCCAGAACGGGAGCCCTCCCCGCTGCTGCCCCCCCGCTAACTCCCCCCTTTTTGGGGGGGCCCCTGCCATGTTTACAGCCCACCCGCCCCTCCCGTGCTGGGGGGAGGACACGggacttttctattttttgcaaaataaagttatggaaattttgggggttcGTGAATTTGAGATGGGGGGTGTAGACGGGGCTtgggtggggagaggggaaacCTGGGGACCCACCTCCCGAGGTGAGGGGGCACCCCTGGGGTCCCCCCTGTCTTAAGGACCCCTGCAGGGATAAGGGGGGTACTTGGGGACCCCTCCCCAATTGGGGGGACCCCGAGAATAAGGGAGGGATCCCCAGCAATAAAGGGGGGGGAACACCTCTAAGCCCCTCCTCAATTTAAAAGCCCCCATATTCCCAATGTGACCCCCTCACTTTGTTTGGCATAAATGGCTTCTGGCCCCCCCCTCACTCCCCCAAAGGACCCAAATTTAGggttaaaaaaaagcaaaaacccaaatttttatttaaataagcCCTAAAGGAAGGGGGGAGGACACACAGtgggggcaggggacacagtgGGAAGGGGGGACAAAAAATTTGGGGACCCTTAGAAAAAACTACAGTTTAAAAGTGaccccccccccgcccccccagggctgcaccccgctgccctcccctccccataGCAAAATAACTGTATTAAACCCTAAATCCCAacaaatcaccccaaaaacaaaGCCTGGGGGGGTGTGAGGGGGGTGAGAGCCCTCACAGGTGGGGGGCCCTGGagtgccccaaatcccaccccctccccagaacccccccacccccccccccccagcaccccaacCTCTTCTGGAGCCCCCAAACTGCCCCCCCCAGGCCCCACAAATTTGGGGGAatgggctcagcagagccaaTGTCCTTCTTGAAGTGTCATTGGGGGAGGTCTCCAATATTTGGGCCCACCCCCAAAACTCCTGCAGGCCCAGAAAGGGGGCTCAGGGCACAAAAATGGGCACAATCTCTCTTGCCCCTTAGAGCAGTCTGTGATGGggggggcagggacacccccaaaACGAAGGGGTGGGGGGAACAGGGGCCCCCCTTGCGGTTTTTGGGAGcttgtggctgctcctgccccacactAACCACCCCCCCGACCCTTGCCCCTGATTCaggcattttcctttcccttggaACAGGGTTTTCCAGGAAACTGGGGGGCCCCTCTTCCCCCCACCCAGGGCACAGACCTCCCAGCATGGGGGGACATaggcagcaccccaaaaccgcATGGACGTATGAGAAACCCCCAGAATCTGAAGGATTTCCAGAGGAAATGGGAAGTGCTGATGAGTGTCCCACAGGATATGCCGCTCAGGGGGGGCCCCAAattcattttttgtttcctaTTTTCCAAAAAGAAGCTGGGGGTGCACCCACCCCCCAAGCTGAAGCACCCTCAACGTCTTCagtttccctccttttctctgagaggggctgatgctgctgttcccagcaggaCCCTCCTACCTGTGCAGAGGTATCCCGGATCCGCCGGGATTTTGGGCAGTGTGGGGGCTCCCAGTCTTTCCTAAGAGGGGAAGGGGTGGATTCAGGGGTATAACGATGGTGGTGGGGGAGAGGGGCACTTGAAGATTccaggaggatttttgggatcatCATCCAAGTTTTTAGGCCGGAGGGCAGGAACGATCCAAGTTTTTTCACGCTTGCAGCGTTCGGGCTCTTCCCCATCCTTAGAGGGGGTGAGAAATCCAGGTGAGGCAGAGCACGGTGATGTGGGGCGTGCAGGAGGAAACACCCCCCTCCCACACCCCCGAACTTCCCGGTATTCCCAGATTttcacagcaggagctgggagtcGGGAGGGGTCTTGGTCTGGCAGCCTTGGCACATGCGCTTGTGTCGGAGCAGCCGGTCCGTGCGGGAGAAGCTCTGCGAGGACAAGGGGGTCAGTCGGTTCTGGGGCTGGACTGTGGGTGCCAGGGGTGCCCCACCCGGGGATTCCCTGGGGAATACCTGCATGCAGCGCTCGCACTGGTACGGCTTCTCCCCGCTGTGCACCCGCTTGTGCCGCTCCAGGTGGTACTTCTGGATGAAGCGCATGTCGCACATGTCGCACTCGAACGGCTTCTCCCCTGGAATTCCGGGTGGGAGTTAGCGCCGGGAGAGGGGTGGGAATGGGTACAGGGGCGGGGGGCTGCTCGTTAACGACGGCTCATTAACGAGGGCTCCCTACCGGTGTGGATGAGGATGTGCCGTTTGAGGTGGTAACTGCTCCGGAAGGCGCCGAAACAGTGGTCGCAGATGAAGTTCTTGAGCTGGAAGGAGCCGTTTTGCTCAATCACCACCATCTGAAATAGGGGGGATTTAGGGGTTCAGAGCCGGggagagccccagcagcccccccaaatcccccccccCGGCCGTCCTGCGCCTGCCGGAGTTTGGGAGAttgtcttcctcctcctcctcctcgtgcGGCGCGGCGGCAAACCTGGGATCCTCGGCGGGAGGAGCTCGGGGGTCCCTCGGCGCTGGGAACCCGCTTGCGGCGCTGCCGGGGGGGCGAGGGGGTGTCAGCGGCCCCCGGGATGGCCCCCGACCCCCTCCAGAGCCCAAAATCGAGGGGGGACCTCCCGCTGGGGGAGGGGACCTGCCTTTTTCATGGATTTCTTGGGGTTGGAGGCCTCGGGAGCATCGTCGTCCTTGCGGGCACGGGGCTTGTCGGGGTCCTGGCGGAGGGACTGGGGGGCAGGAATTGGGGTGGAGTTTGGAAAGGGGAGATTGGGGGGCAGAAATTGGGAGGGGTTGGGAACAGGGCAGGAATTGGGGAGGGGGGATTGGGAAGGGGGGATTGCAGGACCAGGAATTGGCAGGGAGGGGGTTAGGAAGGGGTGATTGGGGGGGCAAGAATTGGGATGGGGGGATAGGTGGGGAGGGAttgggaagagggagggaaTTGGGAAGGAGGGAttgggagagcaggaattgGGGTGGGGGCGTTCAGGGTAAGCAGGGAATAGAGAGGTTGGGGGATAATGGAATTGAAGGGGAAACAATGGAATTAGAACAGGAAAAACCAAGGcaggaaaagagcaaataaaggaagaaaaatccaaatggAGGAGGAAAAGTCCAATAAAAGAAAGGGCagtgaagcaggaaaaattaaataagggccagaaatgggaaatgaaagGATGAAAACTCAGTTAAAGCAGGAAAAGGTCAAATGAGAAGTGGGAAAATCAAACTAAAGCAGGAAAactaaaggaggaaaaagccaAATTAGAAGTGGAAAAGgtcaaataaaatatagaaaaggATGAATAAAGGAATTTCAAATTTGAGGAGGAAGAGGCCAAATTAAGGTGGAGAATGCCAAATTAGGGGCAGAATAGCCCaaattaaagcaggaaaaagattAGTCGgaaacccccaaaataaaagcaggaaaaaaagaacttaaaaggtagaaaaagcaaattaaaggTGGAAACCCccaaattaaatacagaaatacccAAATTAAAGGTAGAAAACTCCAAATTAAAGCAGGAAACCCGCAAGTGAAAGGTGGGAAAAGCCAAACTA
It encodes:
- the RARG gene encoding retinoic acid receptor gamma isoform X1, encoding MFGCVEAAAAPRRLHDVTNRGGCALRRVPVPAGCGGPARRALEPSPGRVLGDTDAPSPPPPPRVHKPCFVCSDRSSGYHYGVSSCEGCKGFFRRSIQKNMVYTCHRERNCQIDKVTRNRCQFCRLQKCFQVGMSKEAVQNDRSKRKKEVKEDLGGDELSPELAELVRRVSRAHQETFPSLGQLGKYTTNSSADHRVQLDLGLWDKFSELATKCIIKIVEFAKRLPGFTGLSMADQITLLKAACLDILMLRICTRYTPEQDTMTFSDGLTLTRTQMHNAGFGPLTDLVFAFAGQLLPLQLDDTETGLLSAICLICGDRMELEQPRHVERLQEPLLEALRVYARRRRPRQPQRFPRMLLKITDLRGISTKGAERAITLRTEIPGPMPPLIREMLENPEIFTEAGGDGPAPEPPAAQDSPPGPPKSP
- the RARG gene encoding retinoic acid receptor gamma isoform X2; amino-acid sequence: MVYTCHRERNCQIDKVTRNRCQFCRLQKCFQVGMSKEAVQNDRSKRKKEVKEDLGGDELSPELAELVRRVSRAHQETFPSLGQLGKYTTNSSADHRVQLDLGLWDKFSELATKCIIKIVEFAKRLPGFTGLSMADQITLLKAACLDILMLRICTRYTPEQDTMTFSDGLTLTRTQMHNAGFGPLTDLVFAFAGQLLPLQLDDTETGLLSAICLICGDRMELEQPRHVERLQEPLLEALRVYARRRRPRQPQRFPRMLLKITDLRGISTKGAERAITLRTEIPGPMPPLIREMLENPEIFTEAGGDGPAPEPPAAQDSPPGPPKSP
- the ZNF740 gene encoding zinc finger protein 740 isoform X2, which codes for MAQASLLACEGLSGVCLVPTVASKKMMPKSGGKQDGSRERGSSPDLLSLRQDPDKPRARKDDDAPEASNPKKSMKKMVVIEQNGSFQLKNFICDHCFGAFRSSYHLKRHILIHTGEKPFECDMCDMRFIQKYHLERHKRVHSGEKPYQCERCMQSFSRTDRLLRHKRMCQGCQTKTPPDSQLLL
- the ZNF740 gene encoding zinc finger protein 740 isoform X1, with the translated sequence MAQASLLACEGLSGVCLVPTVASKKMMPKSGGKQDGSRERGSSPDLLSLRQDPDKPRARKDDDAPEASNPKKSMKKRRKRVPSAEGPPSSSRRGSQMVVIEQNGSFQLKNFICDHCFGAFRSSYHLKRHILIHTGEKPFECDMCDMRFIQKYHLERHKRVHSGEKPYQCERCMQSFSRTDRLLRHKRMCQGCQTKTPPDSQLLL